A region from the Cryptosporangium arvum DSM 44712 genome encodes:
- a CDS encoding long-chain fatty acid--CoA ligase — protein MRGLMQDRPLTIPTLLSRVETNFGHKRVVTGDTVSTWSEVAPRVRRLARVLDHLEVPAGACVGTFAWNSQRHLELYLGIPASGRILHTINHRLFGEQVTFIVNDAADDVLFVDRTILPVVWPLVSSFRSVRYVVVMDDGGDFPLPDDPRVLDYEALLGRQSGEPLELAVADENAAASLCYTSGTTGNPKGVLYSHRSVVLHSLLLLGADVFALSERDVVAPIVPMFHVNAWGLPYAAMQCGADLVLPGPDTTPEQLVTLLSRHRVTFSAAVATVWRDLVPLLAGHDLSSLRHIACGGGAVDDALSRAYETTIGIPLTNAWGMTETSPVVTTARLGTHHAGLTPDERRLRLGTPGPAVPLTELRVVADDGALPPRDGSTPGELQVAGATIASAYFGADGGADSFTSDGWLRTGDVATIDRWGYLRIVDRTKDLVKSGGEWISSVELENAIMADPRVREAAVIGVADPRWGERPVACVVPAPGTHLTGDDVRAHLRGRVASWWIPERVELLDEIPKTATGKWSKHTLRQRLGARHAD, from the coding sequence ATGCGCGGATTGATGCAGGACCGTCCGCTGACGATTCCGACGTTGCTCTCCCGCGTCGAGACCAACTTCGGGCACAAGCGGGTCGTCACCGGCGACACCGTCTCGACCTGGAGCGAGGTGGCCCCGCGCGTCCGCCGGCTGGCCCGGGTGCTCGACCACCTCGAGGTCCCCGCCGGCGCGTGCGTCGGCACGTTCGCCTGGAACAGCCAGCGCCACCTCGAGCTCTACCTCGGGATCCCCGCCTCGGGCCGGATCCTGCACACGATCAACCACCGCCTCTTCGGCGAGCAGGTCACGTTCATCGTGAACGACGCCGCCGACGACGTGCTCTTCGTCGACCGGACGATCCTGCCGGTGGTGTGGCCGCTGGTCTCGTCGTTCCGGTCGGTCCGGTACGTGGTGGTGATGGACGACGGCGGCGACTTCCCGCTCCCCGATGACCCGCGCGTCCTCGACTACGAGGCCCTGCTCGGCCGGCAGAGCGGCGAACCGCTCGAGCTCGCGGTGGCGGACGAGAACGCGGCCGCGTCGCTCTGCTACACGTCGGGGACGACCGGCAACCCCAAGGGCGTGCTCTACAGCCACCGCTCGGTCGTGCTGCACAGCCTGCTGCTGCTCGGCGCGGACGTGTTCGCGCTGAGCGAGCGTGACGTCGTCGCGCCGATCGTGCCGATGTTCCACGTCAACGCGTGGGGGCTCCCCTACGCCGCGATGCAGTGCGGCGCCGACCTGGTGCTGCCCGGCCCGGACACCACCCCCGAGCAGCTGGTCACCCTGCTCTCCCGGCACCGGGTCACGTTCTCGGCCGCGGTCGCGACGGTCTGGCGGGACCTGGTCCCGCTGCTGGCCGGGCACGACCTGAGCAGCCTGCGCCACATCGCGTGCGGCGGCGGCGCCGTCGACGACGCGTTGTCGAGGGCGTACGAGACGACCATCGGGATCCCGCTGACCAACGCCTGGGGAATGACCGAGACCAGCCCCGTCGTCACCACCGCCCGGCTGGGCACCCACCACGCCGGGCTGACCCCGGACGAGCGGCGCCTGCGGCTGGGCACCCCCGGCCCGGCGGTTCCGCTGACCGAGCTGCGCGTCGTCGCCGACGACGGGGCGCTCCCGCCCCGCGACGGGAGCACCCCCGGCGAGCTGCAGGTCGCCGGAGCGACGATCGCGAGCGCCTACTTCGGCGCGGACGGCGGCGCGGACTCGTTCACCAGCGACGGCTGGCTGCGTACCGGCGACGTGGCGACGATCGACCGCTGGGGTTACCTGCGCATCGTCGACCGCACCAAGGACCTGGTGAAGTCGGGCGGCGAGTGGATCTCGTCGGTCGAGCTGGAGAACGCGATCATGGCCGACCCCCGGGTCCGGGAGGCGGCCGTGATCGGCGTCGCCGACCCGCGGTGGGGCGAACGGCCGGTCGCCTGCGTCGTCCCCGCCCCGGGAACGCACCTCACCGGCGACGACGTGCGCGCGCACCTGCGCGGCCGGGTCGCCTCCTGGTGGATACCCGAGCGGGTCGAGCTGCTCGACGAGATCCCGAAGACCGCGACCGGCAAATGGTCGAAACACACCCTGCGCCAGCGGTTGGGAGCCCGCCATGCCGATTGA
- a CDS encoding helix-turn-helix domain-containing protein, whose product MSESPDLASYRRRRERELSALYATARSLTALGELDAVLESIVREAHELVGTDFTYLSLVGPDGKLTLTASQGTISPTFHEASVPSGTGVGGRVIATGAPAWVSNYLQTRDVPHDRTFDGLVVPEGMVALLGVPLLVGEEVIGVLFAADRTERPFEHDEVALLSAFADHAAIALNNARLYDESRSALKQLQAAYRTIEHQVAVTERAQAVHEALTRVVLTGGGADEIARLLVEHLRGEVTVFDRAGAVTARCALGAAIGPSPADVVEQARRTGRWATATDDAGNWHSAATVQAGDTHLGALLLARAEEPSPLDLRTLERAAQIMGLLILKETAVAEAEERVSGSLLTELLVSAAPVGPAQRARASARGVDVTALNVVVVAASDTRPAADLSRRLHAMSAQWRGLAGEHLGRAALLAVTSDPAGLAETIHGRLRRELGSAVRVVAEASGADDWGRAFEIAGRCCDLMPSLGATDRGSTTEPYALFASLFDASRAPGLDRFLADALQGLLTYDARKSTQLVATLSSYFEHSGNLTRTAAALHIHLNTLLKRLERVTSILGDDWRSPDRALPLQVALRLHALRSRLD is encoded by the coding sequence GTGAGCGAGTCGCCGGATCTGGCGTCCTACCGGCGGCGGCGTGAGCGCGAACTCAGCGCGCTCTACGCCACCGCGCGGTCCCTGACCGCGCTCGGCGAGCTCGACGCGGTGCTGGAGTCGATCGTCCGCGAGGCGCACGAGCTGGTCGGCACCGACTTCACGTACCTCTCGCTGGTCGGCCCGGACGGCAAGCTGACGCTGACCGCGTCGCAGGGCACGATCTCGCCGACCTTCCACGAGGCCAGCGTCCCCTCCGGCACCGGCGTGGGCGGCCGGGTCATCGCCACCGGCGCGCCGGCCTGGGTGAGCAACTACCTCCAGACCCGGGACGTCCCGCACGACCGGACGTTCGACGGTCTCGTCGTCCCGGAGGGCATGGTCGCGCTGCTCGGCGTCCCGCTGCTGGTGGGCGAGGAGGTGATCGGCGTGTTGTTCGCCGCCGACCGCACCGAGCGCCCGTTCGAGCACGACGAGGTGGCGCTGCTCAGCGCGTTCGCCGACCACGCGGCGATCGCGCTGAACAACGCGCGGCTCTACGACGAGAGCCGCTCGGCGCTCAAGCAGCTGCAGGCCGCGTACCGCACGATCGAACACCAGGTCGCGGTCACCGAGCGCGCCCAGGCGGTGCACGAGGCCCTCACCCGGGTGGTGCTGACCGGTGGCGGCGCCGACGAGATCGCCCGGCTGCTGGTCGAGCACCTGCGCGGCGAGGTCACGGTCTTCGACCGGGCCGGCGCGGTCACCGCCCGGTGCGCGCTCGGCGCGGCGATCGGGCCGTCCCCGGCCGACGTCGTCGAGCAGGCCCGCCGCACCGGCCGATGGGCCACCGCCACCGACGACGCCGGGAACTGGCACAGCGCGGCCACGGTCCAGGCCGGTGACACCCATCTCGGCGCGCTCCTGCTGGCCCGGGCCGAGGAGCCGAGCCCGCTCGACCTGCGCACGCTCGAGCGGGCCGCCCAGATCATGGGGCTGCTGATCCTGAAGGAGACCGCGGTCGCCGAGGCCGAGGAGCGGGTCAGCGGCAGCCTGCTCACCGAGCTCCTGGTCTCGGCCGCACCGGTGGGCCCGGCCCAGCGCGCGCGGGCCTCCGCCCGGGGCGTCGACGTCACGGCGCTCAACGTGGTCGTCGTCGCCGCGTCGGACACCCGGCCGGCCGCCGATCTGAGCCGCCGGCTGCACGCGATGTCGGCGCAGTGGCGCGGCCTCGCCGGGGAGCACCTGGGTCGCGCGGCGCTACTCGCCGTCACGTCGGATCCGGCCGGCCTCGCGGAGACGATCCACGGCCGGTTGCGCCGGGAGCTGGGCTCGGCGGTGCGGGTCGTCGCCGAGGCGTCGGGGGCCGACGACTGGGGCCGCGCGTTCGAGATCGCCGGCCGGTGCTGCGATCTGATGCCGAGCCTCGGCGCGACCGACCGGGGCTCCACGACCGAGCCCTACGCGTTGTTCGCCTCGCTGTTCGACGCGAGCCGCGCACCGGGGCTCGACCGGTTCCTCGCCGACGCGCTGCAGGGGCTGCTGACCTACGACGCACGCAAGTCGACGCAACTCGTGGCCACGCTGTCGTCCTACTTCGAGCATTCCGGCAACCTCACCCGGACCGCCGCCGCGCTCCACATTCACCTGAACACGCTGCTCAAGCGGCTCGAACGGGTGACGAGCATCCTCGGCGACGACTGGCGTTCCCCGGATCGGGCCCTGCCGCTCCAGGTGGCGCTCCGGTTGCACGCGCTGCGTTCCCGGCTGGACTAG
- a CDS encoding tannase/feruloyl esterase family alpha/beta hydrolase, producing MRRILLVNNRSRGITAGVVLITALGVAPVPAAAAVSREPRCAELAGQAIPASVIGGPTRGGRVESAAPATKDVNGETIGYCSVRAVLHPVDRSAPDITFQIGMPAGWNRRTLMFGGGGYDGTVPDVTQNVPFGRPDQATPLARGYVTYGSDSGHRAGPTGSLDGSFGVNDEALRNFAAGDALKKTHDAATYLVRRAYGAKPDRAFFAGGSTGGREALVVAQRWPDAFDGVISAYPAWNNAAEILFLGHLARVMSRPGAFPGPKQQALLYNRVMAACDGLDGVKDKIISNEKGCRFDPRVLRCPSGQDCLSDAQVTAVIAASTPFRWPYRVASGEQHYPGFPLLSGADMRTPSLGFGTSAPADPMPATSAYGFQFWDQWVKFFLTRDPRRNSLTIDPARPGKWLSRISELSAVQDRNDTDLRPFARSGGRLLLLHGAADELVSHRSTNDFYERVLDTAGSRTTREFLRYYLVPGANHANVGAPAFAANWDSLTALERWVGNGRAPADPVVTDSRDGRTRPLCEYPRWPKYRSGDPARARSFECVR from the coding sequence ATGAGGCGAATCCTGCTAGTTAATAACCGATCGCGGGGGATCACTGCCGGTGTCGTACTGATCACTGCATTAGGGGTCGCTCCGGTGCCCGCGGCCGCAGCGGTGAGCCGGGAACCGCGCTGCGCGGAGCTGGCCGGCCAGGCGATTCCGGCGTCGGTGATCGGGGGTCCGACCCGGGGCGGGCGGGTCGAATCGGCCGCCCCCGCCACCAAGGACGTGAACGGCGAGACGATCGGGTACTGCAGCGTCCGCGCGGTGCTCCACCCGGTCGACCGGTCCGCTCCGGACATCACGTTCCAGATCGGAATGCCGGCCGGGTGGAACCGCCGGACGCTGATGTTCGGCGGCGGCGGGTACGACGGCACGGTCCCCGACGTCACCCAGAACGTGCCGTTCGGCCGGCCCGACCAGGCGACGCCGCTGGCCCGCGGTTACGTGACCTACGGCAGCGACTCCGGCCACCGGGCCGGGCCGACCGGGTCGCTCGACGGCTCGTTCGGCGTCAACGACGAAGCGCTCCGGAACTTCGCGGCCGGCGACGCGCTGAAGAAGACCCACGACGCCGCCACGTATCTCGTCCGCCGGGCCTACGGCGCGAAGCCGGACCGCGCGTTCTTCGCCGGCGGCTCGACCGGCGGCCGGGAGGCCCTCGTCGTCGCGCAACGGTGGCCGGACGCGTTCGACGGCGTCATCTCGGCCTATCCGGCCTGGAACAACGCGGCCGAGATCCTGTTTCTCGGCCACCTCGCCCGCGTGATGTCCCGACCGGGGGCATTTCCCGGGCCGAAACAGCAGGCCCTGCTCTACAACCGCGTCATGGCAGCGTGCGACGGGCTCGACGGCGTCAAAGACAAAATCATTTCGAACGAGAAAGGGTGCCGTTTCGACCCGCGGGTTCTCCGCTGCCCGAGTGGCCAGGACTGTCTGTCGGACGCGCAGGTCACAGCGGTGATCGCGGCGTCCACGCCGTTCCGCTGGCCGTACCGCGTCGCCAGCGGCGAGCAGCACTATCCCGGTTTTCCGCTGTTGTCGGGAGCCGACATGCGCACGCCCTCTCTCGGTTTCGGCACGTCCGCGCCGGCCGATCCGATGCCGGCGACGAGCGCGTACGGATTCCAATTCTGGGATCAGTGGGTGAAGTTCTTCCTGACCCGCGACCCCCGGCGGAATTCGCTCACGATCGATCCGGCGCGGCCCGGGAAATGGTTGTCCCGGATCAGCGAGCTCTCCGCCGTTCAGGACCGCAACGACACCGATCTCCGTCCGTTCGCGCGGTCCGGCGGACGACTGCTCCTGCTGCACGGCGCCGCCGACGAACTCGTGTCCCACCGCTCGACGAACGACTTCTACGAGCGGGTGCTCGACACCGCCGGGAGCCGGACGACCCGGGAGTTCCTGCGCTACTACCTCGTGCCGGGCGCCAACCACGCGAACGTCGGGGCGCCGGCGTTCGCCGCCAACTGGGACTCGCTGACCGCGCTCGAGCGGTGGGTCGGGAACGGACGGGCCCCGGCCGATCCGGTCGTCACCGACAGCCGGGACGGCCGCACGCGTCCGCTCTGCGAATACCCGCGCTGGCCGAAGTACCGTTCCGGCGACCCCGCCCGCGCGCGGAGCTTCGAGTGCGTGCGATGA
- a CDS encoding ABC transporter ATP-binding protein, whose product MTSRVAVRTRALTKEFRGFRAVDAVDLEVREGSVHALVGPNGAGKTTLFNLLTGFVAPTSGAITVFDEDVTGEPPERVARRGVARSFQITSLFETLTSREHVELALAGRTGRGFRFWRSEKLLGRERPRVDALLAEVGLAPLADKPVGLLAYGQKRALELSLVLALDPRVMLLDEPTAGMGTEDVDRTIDLVRRIAAGRTVVLVDHNMHVVGSLADRVTVLQQGRVLAEGRYDEVRVDERVITAYLGRAEHA is encoded by the coding sequence ATGACGTCCCGGGTGGCGGTGCGCACGCGGGCCCTGACCAAGGAGTTCCGCGGGTTCCGCGCGGTCGACGCGGTGGACCTGGAGGTCCGCGAAGGCAGCGTGCACGCGCTGGTGGGCCCCAACGGAGCCGGGAAGACCACGTTGTTCAACCTGCTGACCGGCTTCGTGGCCCCGACCTCCGGCGCGATCACCGTGTTCGACGAGGACGTCACCGGCGAGCCACCCGAGCGGGTGGCGCGCCGGGGCGTGGCCCGCTCGTTCCAGATCACCAGCCTCTTCGAGACGTTGACGAGCCGCGAGCACGTCGAACTGGCGCTCGCCGGCCGCACCGGCCGGGGGTTCCGGTTCTGGCGGTCGGAGAAACTGCTCGGCCGCGAACGGCCCCGGGTGGACGCACTGCTCGCCGAGGTGGGGCTGGCGCCGCTGGCCGACAAGCCGGTCGGTCTGCTGGCCTACGGGCAGAAGCGCGCGCTCGAGCTGTCGCTGGTGCTGGCGCTCGACCCCCGGGTGATGCTCCTCGACGAGCCGACCGCCGGGATGGGGACCGAGGACGTCGACCGCACGATCGACCTGGTCCGGCGCATCGCGGCCGGGCGCACCGTGGTGCTCGTCGACCACAACATGCACGTCGTCGGCAGCCTGGCCGACCGGGTGACCGTGCTGCAGCAGGGCCGGGTGCTGGCCGAGGGTCGGTACGACGAGGTCCGCGTGGACGAACGCGTGATCACCGCCTACCTGGGGCGGGCCGAGCATGCTTGA
- a CDS encoding ABC transporter ATP-binding protein — translation MLEVTGLTAWYGQAQALHGVDLRVDEGEVVTLAGRNGAGKTTLLRCLIGLHRQAGGRVSFRGRDLARVPAHRRARAGLGWVPDDRGIYAGLTVEENLLLPPTVSDRAWPLERVYEVFPVLAERRRAPGTTLSGGEQQMLAIARVLRTGARLLLLDEPSEGLAPVIVARIGAIIREIKATGAGVLLVEQNVTFAATVADRHYLLGQGRVVDTLDNSEFSRREGELLKHLGI, via the coding sequence ATGCTTGAGGTCACCGGTCTGACCGCCTGGTACGGGCAGGCGCAGGCCCTGCACGGCGTGGACCTGCGGGTGGACGAAGGTGAGGTCGTCACGCTGGCCGGGCGCAACGGCGCGGGCAAGACCACGCTGCTGCGCTGCCTGATCGGCCTGCACCGGCAGGCCGGCGGCCGGGTGAGCTTCCGGGGCCGCGACCTGGCCCGGGTGCCTGCCCACCGGCGGGCCCGCGCCGGCCTGGGCTGGGTGCCGGACGACCGCGGCATCTACGCCGGGCTCACGGTGGAGGAGAACCTGCTCCTCCCGCCGACGGTCTCCGACCGGGCCTGGCCGCTGGAGCGGGTCTACGAGGTGTTCCCGGTGCTGGCCGAACGCCGCCGGGCCCCGGGCACCACGCTCTCGGGCGGGGAGCAGCAGATGCTGGCCATCGCCCGGGTGCTGCGTACCGGCGCCCGGCTCCTGCTCCTCGACGAACCGTCCGAGGGCCTGGCCCCGGTGATCGTGGCCCGGATCGGGGCGATCATCCGCGAGATCAAGGCCACCGGCGCCGGCGTGCTGCTCGTCGAGCAGAACGTCACGTTCGCCGCCACCGTGGCCGACCGGCACTACCTGCTCGGCCAGGGCCGCGTCGTCGACACGCTCGACAACTCCGAGTTCTCGCGGCGCGAGGGCGAGCTCCTCAAGCACCTGGGCATCTGA
- a CDS encoding ABC transporter substrate-binding protein, with product MKRKELLAGAVTAVLLLGACGQGGPGASGGKFTGDKLVLAVLNDQSGVYKDASGPNSVTAVKMAVADYRKKYGDKAVVDTIEVTSTDHQNKPDIANTKAAELYERGGADVILDVPTSSAALAVATQAKNHKKLFLDVSAATTALTGEQCNKYTFQWAYNTYMLAHGTGTTVTKNGGAKWTIIYPDYEFGQNMTKSFTDAITKAGGTVQNSIPTPFPNENFATFLTKAGSTRPDVIGTMHAGGDLINLVKQFNDSGLKEKGIELAVGLMLITDIHSLGVDQFAGTMFTDAWYWNMDAESRAWADRFRAETRTRPTFEHAGNYSAALQYLEAVQAAGTDDADAVVGELEGKKVEDVFLRNGEIRAADHSVVHDAYLVRVKKPSEVTEDWDYEEIVTTIPAAEAFAPASGCSM from the coding sequence ATGAAGCGCAAGGAACTGCTGGCCGGTGCCGTGACGGCCGTCCTGCTCCTCGGTGCCTGCGGTCAGGGCGGACCCGGGGCGTCCGGCGGGAAGTTCACCGGCGACAAGCTCGTGCTGGCGGTGCTCAACGACCAGTCGGGCGTCTACAAGGACGCCTCCGGGCCCAACTCGGTCACCGCGGTCAAGATGGCGGTGGCCGACTACCGGAAGAAGTACGGCGACAAGGCGGTCGTCGACACGATCGAGGTGACCTCGACCGACCACCAGAACAAGCCCGACATCGCCAACACCAAGGCGGCCGAGCTGTACGAACGCGGGGGAGCCGACGTCATCCTCGACGTGCCCACCTCGTCCGCGGCCCTGGCCGTCGCCACCCAGGCCAAGAACCACAAGAAGCTCTTCCTCGACGTCAGCGCGGCGACCACCGCGCTCACCGGCGAACAGTGCAACAAGTACACGTTCCAGTGGGCCTACAACACGTACATGCTCGCCCACGGCACCGGCACGACCGTGACCAAGAACGGGGGTGCGAAGTGGACGATCATCTACCCCGACTACGAGTTCGGGCAGAACATGACCAAGTCGTTCACCGACGCGATCACCAAGGCCGGCGGGACCGTGCAGAACTCGATCCCGACGCCGTTCCCGAACGAGAACTTCGCGACGTTCCTCACCAAGGCCGGGAGCACCAGGCCCGACGTCATCGGGACGATGCACGCCGGTGGTGACCTGATCAACCTGGTCAAGCAGTTCAACGACTCGGGGCTGAAGGAGAAGGGCATCGAGCTGGCCGTCGGGCTGATGCTCATCACCGACATCCACTCGCTGGGCGTCGACCAGTTCGCCGGCACGATGTTCACCGACGCCTGGTACTGGAACATGGACGCCGAGTCGCGTGCCTGGGCCGACCGCTTCCGGGCCGAGACCAGGACCCGCCCGACGTTCGAACACGCCGGCAACTACTCCGCGGCCCTCCAGTACCTGGAGGCGGTGCAGGCCGCCGGCACCGACGACGCCGACGCGGTCGTCGGTGAGCTCGAGGGCAAGAAGGTCGAGGACGTGTTCCTGCGCAACGGCGAGATCCGCGCCGCGGACCACTCGGTCGTGCACGACGCGTACCTCGTCCGGGTCAAGAAGCCCTCGGAGGTGACCGAGGACTGGGACTACGAGGAGATCGTGACGACGATCCCCGCCGCGGAGGCCTTCGCCCCCGCGTCCGGGTGCTCGATGTGA
- a CDS encoding branched-chain amino acid ABC transporter permease, with protein sequence MNAVLQYTVQGLAAGSFYALAALGLAIIFGVLGVVNFAHGAFYMLGAVAAAVLLDSFGLSLWWSLLVVPVLMFGFGVVVERLLVQWLLRLDPLYNFLLTFGLTLVVVELVKQRYGVSGLPYELPGALRGRLELAGVVLPYYQLFVLLASAVVCALVGLVMTRTRVGMIVRAATEKPELARALGINVGRWVTPVFGFGVALAGLAGVLAAPFRAITADMGNSFAIILFAVVVIGGLGSIVGAVVAGFLVGLVEAFGQAYAPTFAQILIFVLMAVIILVRPAGLFGRAEATA encoded by the coding sequence GTGAACGCGGTGCTGCAGTACACCGTCCAGGGCCTGGCGGCCGGCAGCTTCTACGCGCTGGCCGCCCTGGGGCTGGCGATCATCTTCGGTGTGCTCGGTGTGGTGAACTTCGCCCACGGCGCGTTCTACATGCTGGGCGCGGTCGCCGCGGCGGTGCTGCTCGACTCGTTCGGCCTCTCGCTGTGGTGGTCGCTGCTGGTCGTGCCGGTGCTGATGTTCGGCTTCGGCGTCGTCGTGGAGCGGTTGCTCGTGCAATGGCTGCTGCGCCTCGACCCGCTCTACAACTTCCTGCTCACGTTCGGCCTCACGCTCGTCGTGGTGGAGCTGGTCAAGCAGCGCTACGGCGTCTCCGGGCTGCCCTACGAGCTGCCGGGCGCGCTGCGGGGGCGCCTCGAGCTGGCCGGTGTCGTGCTGCCGTACTACCAGCTGTTCGTGCTGCTGGCCTCGGCGGTGGTCTGCGCGCTGGTCGGCCTGGTCATGACACGGACCAGGGTCGGCATGATCGTCCGGGCCGCCACCGAGAAACCGGAGCTCGCCCGGGCCCTCGGCATCAACGTCGGCCGCTGGGTGACGCCGGTGTTCGGCTTCGGCGTCGCGCTCGCCGGACTGGCCGGCGTGCTCGCCGCACCGTTCCGGGCGATCACCGCCGACATGGGCAACAGCTTCGCGATCATCCTGTTCGCGGTCGTGGTCATCGGCGGGCTCGGCTCGATCGTCGGCGCGGTCGTCGCGGGCTTCCTGGTGGGGCTGGTCGAGGCGTTCGGGCAGGCCTACGCCCCGACGTTCGCGCAGATCCTCATCTTCGTCCTGATGGCCGTGATCATCCTGGTGCGGCCGGCCGGGTTGTTCGGACGCGCGGAGGCGACGGCATGA
- a CDS encoding branched-chain amino acid ABC transporter permease encodes MTVTEAPATNADAPAAGHHPRRRWALLAAGLLAALALPWFVYPPVAMDIVAMALFAIALDILLGYTGLLSFGHAAFWGSSAYVTGLIATHYGVPFPLAIVGGAVFAMILALPLGYLSVRRSGIYFAMVTLAFAQLVYFVGYQWSDLTGGENGLQGVPRAFFGLELVETNSFYFYYAALPILLLGMWAAWRIVHSPFGRVLVSIRDNSQRARALGYEVEKYKVVAFVLSAGLTGLAGGVFAINHGFVALTELHWSTSGEVVLMTVLGGIGTLWGGILGAFLVVMLADYLASSGFHGIDLVTGSVFVVVVLLFRRGIWGTVRHRWRDRR; translated from the coding sequence ATGACGGTGACCGAGGCCCCCGCCACGAATGCGGACGCCCCCGCCGCGGGCCACCACCCGCGGCGGCGCTGGGCCCTGCTGGCCGCCGGGCTGCTCGCCGCGCTCGCGCTGCCCTGGTTCGTCTACCCGCCGGTGGCGATGGACATCGTGGCGATGGCGCTGTTCGCGATCGCGCTGGACATCCTGCTCGGCTACACCGGCCTGCTCTCGTTCGGGCACGCCGCGTTCTGGGGCAGCTCGGCCTACGTGACCGGTCTGATCGCGACCCATTACGGGGTGCCGTTCCCGCTCGCGATCGTCGGCGGCGCGGTGTTCGCGATGATCCTCGCGCTGCCGCTCGGGTACCTCTCGGTGCGCCGGTCGGGGATCTACTTCGCGATGGTGACGCTGGCGTTCGCCCAGCTCGTCTACTTCGTCGGGTACCAGTGGAGCGACCTGACCGGCGGCGAGAACGGGCTCCAGGGCGTACCCCGCGCGTTCTTCGGCCTCGAGCTCGTCGAGACGAACTCGTTCTACTTCTACTACGCGGCGCTGCCGATCCTGCTGCTCGGCATGTGGGCGGCCTGGCGGATCGTGCACTCGCCGTTCGGACGGGTGCTGGTGTCGATCCGCGACAACTCCCAGCGGGCCCGGGCCCTGGGCTACGAGGTGGAGAAGTACAAGGTCGTCGCGTTCGTGCTCTCGGCCGGGCTGACCGGGCTGGCCGGCGGCGTGTTCGCGATCAACCACGGGTTCGTCGCGCTGACCGAGCTGCACTGGAGCACCTCGGGCGAGGTCGTCCTGATGACCGTGCTGGGCGGAATCGGCACGCTCTGGGGCGGGATCCTCGGGGCGTTCCTGGTCGTGATGCTCGCCGACTACCTGGCCTCGTCCGGGTTCCACGGCATCGACCTCGTCACCGGCTCGGTCTTCGTCGTGGTGGTGCTGCTCTTCCGCCGGGGCATCTGGGGTACCGTTCGGCACCGATGGCGCGACCGGCGGTGA
- a CDS encoding TetR/AcrR family transcriptional regulator has product MARPAVTPRKILETKYRISETAMALFLEEGYANVTVEAVAEASSVSRRTIFRHFESKDELVFPDHTERLGLVGRCLDDSAPGADPVEAVIAATEESLREFVSRPDLVLRRYQLTRVVPELRKREVIEHERYVALTRSFLRDHLPADAPPFQPVALAALIDAIHRSALGHWVRTGGATDPLAELAAGMEWVRRLVDHQSTFSAAPLLLAVLPDTPHTRRALTSLKDEAQDLL; this is encoded by the coding sequence ATGGCGCGACCGGCGGTGACCCCGCGCAAGATACTCGAGACCAAGTACCGGATCTCGGAGACGGCGATGGCCCTCTTCCTGGAGGAGGGGTACGCGAACGTCACCGTGGAGGCGGTCGCGGAGGCGTCGAGCGTGTCCCGCCGCACCATCTTCCGGCACTTCGAGAGCAAGGACGAGCTGGTCTTCCCGGACCACACCGAGCGCCTCGGGCTGGTCGGCCGGTGTCTGGACGACTCCGCTCCCGGCGCCGACCCGGTGGAGGCCGTCATCGCGGCCACCGAGGAGTCACTGCGTGAGTTCGTCAGCCGGCCCGACCTCGTGCTCCGGCGCTACCAGCTGACGCGCGTCGTGCCCGAGCTGCGCAAGCGCGAGGTCATCGAGCACGAGCGCTACGTGGCCCTGACCCGGTCGTTCCTGCGTGACCACCTGCCCGCCGACGCCCCGCCGTTCCAGCCGGTGGCGCTCGCCGCGCTCATCGACGCGATCCACCGGTCGGCGCTTGGCCACTGGGTGCGCACCGGCGGCGCGACCGATCCGCTGGCCGAGCTGGCGGCCGGCATGGAGTGGGTCCGCCGTCTCGTCGACCACCAGTCGACGTTCTCGGCCGCTCCGCTGCTGCTCGCGGTGCTGCCGGACACGCCGCACACCCGGCGCGCGCTGACGTCGCTGAAGGACGAGGCGCAGGACCTGCTCTAG